Genomic DNA from Haloplanus sp. HW8-1:
CCCTCTCCCACGCGGCAGCCTGGCTGTCGGTTGCGAGGCCAGGTTGATTGTCGTACCCCTGCCCGCTCATCTCGGGATACGTCCCTTCGGTAATGAGCAGGGAGAAGCCACCCTCGGCGAACTTCGCATAGTAGCGTGCCATCTCGGCCGTCGCCGTCCCGTCGGCGTTGGCCGACGTTCTCGTCATCGGTGCCAGTCCGATACGCGAGTCGAGTTGCAGTTCGCCAAGCGACGACTCGTCGAAGAGTGGATCGGAATCAGTCATCACGAGACGTACTGTGGGACGAAAAATAAGCGGGCGGCGGACTGGCGAAGCGCGTGCACAAAATGAGTGGTGATGTCTCCCACTATTGTTCGGCAACGCGTCCATCCTATCCTTCCAGCCAGTCTAGCTCGACTGGAAGTCGCTACCGCCTCATTGCGACCATCTGTCAATCCTGCCATTGAGGGGTTACTCGACGCAGCAACTCATCGTCGACGTGTCCCTGCGGAACGCCTGGCAGGCGTGTTTGAACGCCTCGGAGAACGTCGGGAAGGGGTGGACGGTGTCGATGATGTCGTCGATGGTGAGGCCGAATTTCACCGCTAACGTCGCTTCTACGATCAGGTCGGCGGCGCGCGGGCCGACCATGTGAACGCCGACGATTTCGGCAGTCTCGTGGTGTTTGACGACCTGGACGAGGCCATCCGTGTTCTTGACGGCTTTCGCCCGCGGTACGTCCTCCATCTGGACGGTCCGGCACGAACAGGTGCCGTGCTCGGCCATGTACTCCGATTCGGTCGTCCCGACTGCGGCGACTTCGGGGCTGGTGAAGACGACTGCGGGGACCGTATCGTAGTCGATACTGACGCCTTCGCTGCCGAAGGCGTTTTTGACGGCATGGTGGCCTTCCTTGGCGGCAACAGTCTCCAGTTCTGGTTCGCCGATCACGTCGCCGGCGGCGTACACGTCAGGGTTCGTCGTCTGGAAGTGATCATCGACGTGGATCGTCCCGTCGTCGTTCGTTTCGACTCCCACTGTTTCGAGGCCGATACCCTCGCTGTTGGGCTGGACGCCGGTCGCGACGAACAGTGCGTCGCCGGTGACCGTCTGCTCGGTGCCGTGGACGATTGTGTCGACGGCGACGCCCGACTGTGTCGCTTCGACTCCGCCGTCCGTCGCCGGGGCGCGGACGCGCTGGAAGTCGTTACCGGTGATCACCTCGATGCCGTCCTCCTCGAACGCACGTTGCATCTCACGTCCGAGTTGCCCCTCCATGCCCGAAAGCACGCGCTCGGAGCGCTGCAGAAGGGTCACGTCGACGCCGACACGGTGGAGGATCTGTCCCCACTCGAGCGCGATGTAGCCACCGCCGATGACCACGATGCTCTCTGGAAGATCCCGCTCCTCGAGGATGGTCTCGCTGGTGTAGTAGTCGATCTCGTCGAGGCCCTCGAT
This window encodes:
- the merA gene encoding mercury(II) reductase, which codes for MDADYSYDLVILGGGAAAFAAITEASDRGLSTAIVNTGLPIGGTCVNVGCVPSKYLLALSEQAATPQENPFDAVQYSDGKPTVDWAAALDRTDEIVERFRQQNYVDVAEHFETDIYEGYGELVDSEGRSPSGNRNAPRSGDETTIEVVDGPDEGARITGEKALIATGSSPWAPPIEGLDEIDYYTSETILEERDLPESIVVIGGGYIALEWGQILHRVGVDVTLLQRSERVLSGMEGQLGREMQRAFEEDGIEVITGNDFQRVRAPATDGGVEATQSGVAVDTIVHGTEQTVTGDALFVATGVQPNSEGIGLETVGVETNDDGTIHVDDHFQTTNPDVYAAGDVIGEPELETVAAKEGHHAVKNAFGSEGVSIDYDTVPAVVFTSPEVAAVGTTESEYMAEHGTCSCRTVQMEDVPRAKAVKNTDGLVQVVKHHETAEIVGVHMVGPRAADLIVEATLAVKFGLTIDDIIDTVHPFPTFSEAFKHACQAFRRDTSTMSCCVE